The following proteins come from a genomic window of Leopardus geoffroyi isolate Oge1 chromosome A3, O.geoffroyi_Oge1_pat1.0, whole genome shotgun sequence:
- the MRPL30 gene encoding 39S ribosomal protein L30, mitochondrial isoform X2: MAGILRSIVQKPPGGLQTVTKGVESLICTDWIRHKFTKSRIPDKVFQPSPADHEKYGGDPQHPHKLHIVTRIKSTKRRPYWEKDIIKMLGLEKAHTPQVHKNIPSVNAKLKVVKHLIRIQPLKLPQGLPAEEDMSNTCLKSTGELVVRWHLNPVDQEAVKS, from the exons ATGGCAGGGATTTTGCGCTCAATAGTTCAGAAGCCCCCAGGTGGACTCCAA ACTGTAACAAAAGGTGTGGAGTCTCTCATTTGTACAGATTGGATTCGTCACAAATTTACCAAGTCAAGAATTCCAGATAAA GTATTTCAGCCTTCACCTGCAGATCATGAAAAATATGGTGGGGATCCACAGCACCCTCATAAACTACATATTGTTACCAGAATAAAGAGTACAAAAAGACGTCCATATTGggaaaaagatataataaagatgCTTGGATTAGAAAAA GCACATACTCCTCAAGTTCACAAGAATATACCTTCAGTGAATGCAAAACTGAAAGTGGTTAAACATTTGATAAG AATCCAGCCCCTGAAGTTGCCACAAGGACTTCCAGCGGAAGAGGACATGTCTAACACGTGCCTCAAGAGCACTGGGGAATTAGTGGTGCGGTGGCATCTAAACCCTGTAGATCAGGAAGCAGTTAAGTCCTAA
- the MRPL30 gene encoding 39S ribosomal protein L30, mitochondrial isoform X1, translating into MALKGRDVAGTKVPGLTTSTLYEGQVCVLRFVGARLLCFPSPLKRTVTTLMAGILRSIVQKPPGGLQTVTKGVESLICTDWIRHKFTKSRIPDKVFQPSPADHEKYGGDPQHPHKLHIVTRIKSTKRRPYWEKDIIKMLGLEKAHTPQVHKNIPSVNAKLKVVKHLIRIQPLKLPQGLPAEEDMSNTCLKSTGELVVRWHLNPVDQEAVKS; encoded by the exons ATGGCCTTGAAGGGGCGGGACGTGGCCGGAACTAAAGTGCCGGGGTTGACTACGAGTACGCTATATGAAGGCCAGGTTTGTGTGTTGCGCTTCGTGGGCGCCCGTCTGCTCTGCTTCCCCTCG CCTTTGAAGAGAACAGTCACCACACTCATGGCAGGGATTTTGCGCTCAATAGTTCAGAAGCCCCCAGGTGGACTCCAA ACTGTAACAAAAGGTGTGGAGTCTCTCATTTGTACAGATTGGATTCGTCACAAATTTACCAAGTCAAGAATTCCAGATAAA GTATTTCAGCCTTCACCTGCAGATCATGAAAAATATGGTGGGGATCCACAGCACCCTCATAAACTACATATTGTTACCAGAATAAAGAGTACAAAAAGACGTCCATATTGggaaaaagatataataaagatgCTTGGATTAGAAAAA GCACATACTCCTCAAGTTCACAAGAATATACCTTCAGTGAATGCAAAACTGAAAGTGGTTAAACATTTGATAAG AATCCAGCCCCTGAAGTTGCCACAAGGACTTCCAGCGGAAGAGGACATGTCTAACACGTGCCTCAAGAGCACTGGGGAATTAGTGGTGCGGTGGCATCTAAACCCTGTAGATCAGGAAGCAGTTAAGTCCTAA